The Onychomys torridus chromosome 4, mOncTor1.1, whole genome shotgun sequence DNA window ACCACCCACAGGACCTGTCCCCCACGTCCGCTGCCGTTTGGACATCAAGCCGGATGAGGCAGTGCTGCAGCACGCCGCCCGAAGCTCGCGACCTTGCGCGCCCAGCGAGGGGACGCCCTGGGCTCGCACTGCCCCACAATTCCATGGCCTCACAATTCCAGGGCCCCGCCATGTGGCCCTGTCACGTACTCCCACCCCTAGTGACTTGTACTGTACCGACCCCAGAGCAGTGTACTGCGATGGGCCGCTGCCTGGGCCCCGTGACTACTTGGAGCACCGCAGTCAAGCCTTCACGACGCCCCCAGGTCCCACCCAATTTTTCTACACCGAGGAACCTGAGGGCTACGCAGGCAGTTTTACCGCAAGCCCAGGCCCTCCCTTTGATGGCTACTGCTCCAGGCCCTACTTGACCGAAGAACCCCCTAGACCCAGTCCAAGGCGTGTGGGCGGCTACTATGCTGGGGAAGTACGCACCTTCCCGATCCAGGAGCCCCCCTCCCGCTCCTACTACGGGGAGACACCTCGAGCCTACGGCCTGCCTTTCGTCCCCCGTTATGTCCCAGAAGAGCCCCGGGCACACCCCAGTGCCCGCACCTTCTACACAGAGGACTACGGGAGGGTCCGTGAACGCGACGCAATGGCTCGGACTTACCCGCATCCGCGCAGCAGCCCAGCCTGGGCCGATTGGGGTCCGAGGCCTTACCGCACccttcaggtggtgcctcctcccGCCCCTGGACCGCTATTGGCCTCGTGGCATGGTGGCACCGGCACAAGCCCGCCTCGGCTGGTGACAGATAGCCGCCACTACTCTCGATCCTGGGACAACATCCTGGCTCCTGGTCCTCGCCGTGAAGACCCTTTAGGACGCGGCCGCAGCTATGAGAACCTGCTGGGACGCGAGGTTCGGGATACACGGGGTTCATCCCCAGAAGGCCGGCGTCCACCCGTCGTCGTGAACCTGTCCACCTCACCCAGACGCTATGCAGCACTGTCGCTGTCCGAGACGTCACTGACAGAAAAGGGCCGAGGTGGAGAAAGCCTGGGCCGCAACTGGTACATCACGCCGGAGATTACCATCACTGACAACGACCTGCGCTCAGTAGAGCGCCCGACTGCTAGAGGCTGGGAATTGCCTGGAGGCCGACCGCGGCAGCCCGCACCCACGGTCCCCGAGGGACCTGGCGCCAGCCGCCAGCGCAGCCTCGAGCAGCTGGACGAGCTCATCACCGACCTGGTCATCGACTCACGGCCACCGGGCCAGGCCCCGGAGCCTGCCGCCGAAGGTTTAGGCCGCCAACTGCGCCGCCTGCTGGACTCACGGCCTGTGGGCCCTGGAGGAGCAAAGGCGCTGGCGCCGTCGCGCTCGCCCCCAGCCTCGGCTGGCAGCAATGAGGAGCCCACCGGCTCGGGGGAGGCAGCCGACGCTTCCCCGGAGCCCAGCGCAGACGAGGATGACTTGATGACCTGCTCCAACGCGCGCTGTCGGCGGACGGAGACCATGTTCAACGCCTGCCTCTACTTCAAGTCATGCCACAGCTGCTATACCTACTACTGCTCGCGTCTGTGCCGCCGAGAGGACTGGGATGCGCACAAAGCGCGCTGCGTGTATGGCCGTGTGGGCAGCGTGTGCCGCCACGTGCTGCAGTTCTGCCGCGACAGCAGCCCAGTGCATCGCGCCTTCTCGCGCATAGCGCGCGTCGGCTTCCTGTCGCGCGGCCGTGGCGTGCTGTTCTTGGGCTTCCCGAGCCCGGGCTCTGCCGACAACTTCCTCCGCTTCGGCCTCGAAGGGCTACTGCTATCGCCCACCTACCTATCACTGCGTGAGCTGGCTACACATGCCGCGCCCCTGGGTAGCTATGCACGAGAGCTGGCGGCTGCCGGGAGGCTCTATGAGCCCGCGGAGTGCTTCCTGCTTAGTGTGTCGGTGGCCATAGGCCCCGGCGCTGCACCTTCCGGAACCGCTGCCCGGCCAGCACCGCGCAGCCCTGGGCCCACGGTGCGCAAGTTCGCCAAGGTGGCCCTGGCCGCCGGCAGCCCGACGCGGCCGCCTCCTGCGCGTGGTGGAGAGCCAGACATGGAAACGCTGATCCTAACGCCACCTCCAGGCACTGCGGGCCTGGACCAGGAAGGTGAGGCCGGCCGGCGTGCACGTGAAGTGGCCTTCATCCACATCCAGCGTGAACTGCGACTGCGCGGCGTCTTCCTCCGCCACGAGTTCCCACGGGTCTACGAGCAGCTCTGCGAGTTCGTGGAGGCTAACAGGCGCTTCACGCCCACCACCATCTATCCCACGGATCGGCGCACTGGCCGCCCCTTCATGTGCATGATCATGGCTGCTTCCGAGCCACGAGCACTCGACTGGGTAGCCAGTGCCAATCTGCTAGACGACATCATGTGAGCTGGACGACATCATGGGACTGTTAGGCCCAGGCCCTGACCAGAGCCCTGCCTACTCTACTCAGGCCCTGCCTGATCCATCAAGACCGCCCGCAGAATCTGAACCACCTGGTTCAGCGCCCCGCCAAGTCCCCCGAGCCTCCTTTAGTCTTCAACAAAGCCCTGAGAGCTCCACCCACTCCAAACCTCTGACTTTGCCTAGGAGCCcactcccgccccaccccaccccacgacGCCCTGTTTCCCATTAGctgcttcttttcccttcctcttctcagccaGACCACCCAGATCCCACATCCTGGGCTCTCCCCCAGTCAGCCAGGGAGAGGAGGCTCCCCAAGAGCCCGGTCCTCGCCCTTGGTGCTCCCcgctgggaggtggggtgggccTGAGGACCGCTGGGCTCTGCCTTCTAGTGGAAGGTTACTATTACATACATCCCCTGGGGACAAACTTGATACACACTGTGGGTGCTTGCTGTAGCTCCCGAACCCTAGATTCATGCAGTTTCCTCCTAGTCCAGTTCATGATGACCAAAGCCTAACGTCCTTACTGAAAGCACTCCCCTACCCCTTCTCCTGTGTCGGGGGGGTGTCGGGCTCAGAGGCCTAGTCCTTGTGCATCTCTATGCCACTGAGGCAATGGGCAGGGCCGGCACTACACACTAACAGTTCTGCCTATCCTGAGGTTCTCTCACCTCTGGCCATCTTGGTCTGGGCCCTTGCAGAACCAGTTGGAAtactgggagggggggggggtgtcttcaGGCCAAGGCCTAGGCACAAGCCACCCAGCCAGAGGGGAACCTGAGCAGGGGAAGCAGAGTGTGGGTGGTGGGCAGGCCAGAGTCAAAATCTGACTGGGTGAGGGTTTGAGTTCCCCCACACCTACTCAACAAGATGGCCCTAAAAACCCACCTTCCAGAGGAGATGGAAGCTCAGGCCTTAATCTCCCAGGGAGGTGGGAAGTGTGTGCTAATGACCTAGCAGGGGACCCTACAGAGAGTAACACCTACCTGCTGACTGACTTGGGATGAATAAGGAACGCTGGCCCTAATTAGGAACTGGTTGGGGTGCAGAGTCACCAGGTGTGGGAGCCGTTAGGGAGCCGGTACTGAGGCCTATCCTATGCACAAAAGTGCCGCATACACGCCCTGGCTGAGCTCCAAGCCTGATGTGTTGTGGAGAGCGTAGGCCTAGGCAGCCCTGCGCCCCTTGCTGGACTCGTGCAGGCCTAACTGCACTGGGGTCCGCGCCCAGGGCTCCGTGGAGGGTGTGACCCAGAGAGGCTTGAGACCAGAAGCTGGACAAGTGCCCTCCAGGAGCCCGCAGCCccttcagaggcagaggaggtCAAGTGCAGAGCCTGGGACAACTCCCCTGCAGCGCGCGAGGCGCGCGTGCGTCACTACCCTCCCTGCTGTGTGCCCCATTGCCGCTCTTGCAACACTTGCTGTCGCTCAGCCTGCCGCCCTCCCCAGGGGCTCCACTTTCCTTCCTGCGGCAGGCTGGCAACAATGCCCCTGGCAAGAACTCGCCCGTTTCTAAAGGGCAAGTGCTTTCGAACCAAGTAAAATAGAACTTGAATGTAGCTGCTGCGAACtctgtggtcatggtggtggGGAGCGTTGGGTAGAGGCTTTGGGTCGTAGGAGCTTAGCAACAGGAGACCTTGGACGAGAGGGTACTGTGGAAGGGGAGGGAGGCCCGAGGGTGTAAAGGGGCTCTTTGAACTTGGAGAGGTGGGAGATAGATCTTCGGGCTTATGGGTGTTGGGGAAGAGAAGACTTCGGACTTAATGGCTTATGCTAGGGGATTGAAGCCCTAGGACCCAGGAGTGGAGCCGGGATGAGTCACTGCATCCTCTTTTGCTGCCCCACTTCCAGCAGCTTGCTTGGCAGCATCACGGATTTCCCTACATTGCCGCTCCTTTAACTGGTACTCAAGAGCTCAAAGCTGCAAAGAACTGGATTGCAATTGGCTAGTCAGTGCCTCGGGTCGGAAGTACAACTGGTTGAGGCTCTGGGCCTCGGGAAACATTCCTTCACGCGATTGGCCAGGGCTGCCAAAGGGCCCGCCTCCCTCACGCTAAGGCCTCGGTCGGGTTGGGAAGGGGGTTCTGGGGTCCTGAGGCCGAGCGCTTTGGGGAACATGGCGGCGGACCTCGCTCAGATTCCTGATGTGGACATCGACTCGGACGGCGTCTTCAAGTACGTGCTGATTCGAGTCCACTTAGTACCGCCCTCCGGGGATCCGACGAAGGAGTGCAAGGAAATCGTGCGTGGCTACAAATGGGCAGAGTACCACGGTGAGGGTGGGGCCTCTGCGCCTGAGGGGTGGAACGAAGGTCGGGGGCGGGGCATGAACCTAGCAGTTGCTAGTGGCAGGGCTGTGAATGCTAATGTACTGTGCCTTGTACTAACACTTAGCTAGGCTGACCTAGAAAAGTCGGGGTTCTGGGCAGGAGTGCGAGACAGAACCCTTTTTAATCCCCTCTCCCACTTCGAAAGTAACTTCTTCCGTTCATCTTTGTGCTTGCGGGGGCGGGGCTCATCTCCACTGGGAAAAAGACCACCAACACCTGGAGCTTCAGACCCCCATATCTAGCGCTAGAGTACATTATGGGACCAACAAGGGCGACTAGAGCATATCCTGAGGccactctccccaccccagcGGACATCTATGACAAAGTGTCAGGCGAGCTGCAGAAGAATGGCTATGACTGTGAGTGCCTAGGCGGTGGACGCATCTCCCATCAGAGCCAAGACAGGAAGATCCACGTGTATGGCTACTCCATGGTGAGCTCCAGTCCCCAGCCCAGACTGCAAAACTCCTCCTTGTGAGCCTGACCCCCTGTCCTGCCACTCGGGCCACCTCCGAGACTCTCAAAGTTGAAGCTACAGAACCCTTGAGGGCTGTGGCTTTCCATTTCCTGTATGACACCAGGGTGGTTGGAAGCCACCTGCCTTGGGCTGTGCTCCCTCCTTATCCTAGATCCTTATGGGCCTGTGTTCTGGCTCTTTGGAGGGCCCTTGGGGTGGTCATTGCTGGGGACAAGTCACAGCCCTGACCATCTCCATCTCTTTTTATGAAGACACTCTGGGGCCTCAGGCATCGCCTATCCACCCCCTCAGtcccctttctgttcccagcatggTTAGGATGGCAGGGTTTGATTACTTTTCCCATGCCTGCTATTGCTATGGCTGCTGGGTGGGCTCACAAAGCAAAAGGCCAGGCAGACTAGAGTCATCTTCTCTCTAGGGTTATGGTCGTGCCCAGCACTCTGTTTCAACTGAGAAGATCAAAGCCAAGTATCCTGATTATGAGGTCACCTGGGCTGATGATGGCTACTGAGGCCCTGCCCCCAGCAACTAAGTCAGGACTCTGTTCTTGCTGTGTTGTCTCTGAGGGGCTGGCCCTGTGCTTTCCTGCCGTGCCTTGGGCAGCATGCCACCTGCCAGGCCTTAGAAACCAATCTGTCCATAGGAATTAAAAGCATTCATATGCCTGCTAGTCCCTGACTTGTGTCTTGGCTTCTCTCCCTTTGGGTTGCCACAGGATAGACCTACTCAGCTCCAGGAGGCCCTGGGGACTGTTGGTGCATACTCAGCCCTTTGAGTTCAGAAAAGGGGCCCCTGAGTTGCTGCCATTTATGGCCTGATTGCTCCTCCATGGAACTGCTATCTCCAAGGACATCTGGGAGGAGGCCCCACGAGGCCTTGCACAAGAAGTCAGTTCCTGCCAACCGAGTCCTGGGGTGCCCACAAGTGCCGCCTTCCTGTAGTTCATCTAGGAATCCCAGCAGGAAAGGGTCCTGGAAGTCCCTGTCCTGGCTAGCTAACAGGCTGCATTGTTCATCTGTTCTTCGTCCCGCCAGCAGGGAAGGTTCAGGATGTTACCCACAAACCCTAGGACCCTGCAACTGCACACTCACTGCCTGTGTCTCATTCACTGAGGATTTCTGACTTCGTTTATGTGTCTTAGTCCCTGGACCATTCACAGCCCCTGAGCCTAAGTCCCTGTACCACCTCCACCTCACTGAACACGACAGGGGTTAAGGACAAGCTTAACCCCTGCTCTAAGAAGTCCCACGCACAGTGTGCGATTATAGTAGGTACCAGGGAAAGCCAGGGCTGGGGCATCCCTTACCATCCTTGGGCCAGCGTTTGTCAGCTCACGGCGTTCCTGTAGCCTGCAGGTAGACACTACTGAGACACCCTTGTATAATAGGCCAGCAGACAGGCTCAAGTGGGACAAGTCCCAAGGTCACACTAAGAAGCCATAGACAGAGCCTAGCTACATATGACAAGCTCTTCAAAACTCTgacattcctcctgcctcacctgtgGGAAAATGAACTTTATGGGTTCATCAAGACTTTCCTATCACAGACCACCCAGCACATGGCTTCTCaggacagtttttttttattaaataatttattatttaactttattttatgtgcattggtgtaagagtatcagatgccctggaactggagctacagacagttgtgagccgccatgtgggtgctgggagttgaacctgggtcctctggaagagcagccagtgctcttaactgctgagccatctctccagcccctcaggacAGTTTTTAAAGATGAATAAGAGGCTAAAGATGGAGCTCAGCTGgttggagcacttgcctagtatacaTGAAATTCCCAAATTCAGTCTGGAGTACCGCATAAACTATGGCAAggacacctataatcccagcacttgagaggcggaggcaagaggatcagaagttaccctcagctacatagcaagttcaggcaGGCCTGGGccatgtgagacacacacaccccccacacaccccagaaTAGTTGGCAGGGTGGCACAGCTTCAGTTACAGGTGCTATGGAAGAGAGGATACCACATCCTGACATAGGACTTGTCCTGGTCCACAGAGGCAAGCTGTTGATCCTGGACTTGTTCTGATCTGATCCCCtaagcagagaggagggagcttgTGAACATGTACTGGATGGCCATGTGCAGCCACTGAGTAGACTGTCTTGACATCCTTGGCCTGCACTAGGGTGGGGCTCTAGGCCCCCTTAGAGAACCTTAGAGCCTTGCAAGTGGGGTCCCCAACCTTTCCACATTCCAATAGAAACTTCCAGTGgggtgggcagggcagggcagggcagggctagATGGATGCATAGGATGGCCAAGACCTGACCTTTGGTCAGAAAGAGCCAAGCAGGGGCCCCCTTCCAGAGATACTTTTACAGCTGGATGCTTGGCCTGTCATCATTGCGTGGGACCCAGCCAAGGGGCTGCAGGTATAAAGGAGCTGAGCCCTTTGCAGTGAGAGCTAAGTCAGCCTGTGAAGCCACTGTGGACTGATAACTGTGCAGTCTCCTCTAGGCTACACAGCCTTCCTAGCCCTGGGATATCCCAGCTTGGCCATGTACCTGCATAGCCGCCTCCTTTCAACCTTGGTCCTATTTGTGGGTGAGTAAACTCCTGCCTGAATGCCAGCTGGTGTCACGGCCAATACAGGAACTTGTCAGAGCAGATTGTCTACAATGGGGACATCCAGGACAAGCCAACAGGCCGGGGATTGCCCACCTACATCTTATCTCCCTGTCCTAGAGAGGCCATGGGACATCATAGGTGACCATCTACCCAGCTCCCTGAGCCTTTGCCTGCCACCTTCCCTATTAGAACATGTGGAGGAAGTTCCTTGGCTGTCCTcaatggggggtggggaggatcttACTGGAAACTTCCAATTCCTAGTCATGTGGGCTCCTGTGCCTTCCCCGTGGGGTGTTTCTTGTGTCAAAAGCCCTTTACCCTCCCTGGAGTGCAGGGGCTCTGTGGGGCTAGGAAGGTGGGAAGGCATTCTGTTTACTCTTGATATAGAGCCACAGTGGCAGTTCTTGGTAGATATCATGTTCTTCTCTATATGATCTCATAGGGCTGAGCCCCGAAGTCAATTGGCTAAGTACCTTGGCCTGCTTAGGTCTGGGGTTTCTCTGGACATAGAATTTATACTGCTCAAAACAGCCAGTCagagctggcaggatggctcagaaggtaCAGGCATTGGCTGTCAAGCCTGATGGCATTTGTTTGGTCCCTGGgtcccacacggtggaaggaaataaatgactcagttgtcttctgacctccacacctctTGCACAGCACATATATGGacacaaatacatacatctatatgttttaaaaataaaaacagccagTCACCTTGCCCTCCGCTCACCTGGTTGATACTCTGCCAGCTGCACAGTCCCTAGGCAGGACCTGGGTGCCCAGCCACTGCAGAAGTCCCATCGAAGCTGTATGCAactttgtgtgtgactgtggagaCTGTTCCGATGAAGCCCAGTGTGGTGAGCTGGTCAGGTGGGAGTGGCAGGGAGTGGCGGTGTAAAGGCAGACCCCTGACCACTCATTCTCATAGGTTTCCATGGTGCGTC harbors:
- the Ajm1 gene encoding apical junction component 1 homolog, with amino-acid sequence MTRTDPPDLLVSTVYQDIKVVAPGLTSKRQPCERSVTRPAAPAPFNKRHCRSFDFLEALDEPTMETHPEPPPPEPAPPRARPRDSESRRRTRSKSAPRAPHGLAPAPASPPVLQRRGREAQRSVRLEGSPHREPSYPALRALANELHPIKLQPQRGGPGRIAPLCATPGRCAPPPEPPTGPVPHVRCRLDIKPDEAVLQHAARSSRPCAPSEGTPWARTAPQFHGLTIPGPRHVALSRTPTPSDLYCTDPRAVYCDGPLPGPRDYLEHRSQAFTTPPGPTQFFYTEEPEGYAGSFTASPGPPFDGYCSRPYLTEEPPRPSPRRVGGYYAGEVRTFPIQEPPSRSYYGETPRAYGLPFVPRYVPEEPRAHPSARTFYTEDYGRVRERDAMARTYPHPRSSPAWADWGPRPYRTLQVVPPPAPGPLLASWHGGTGTSPPRLVTDSRHYSRSWDNILAPGPRREDPLGRGRSYENLLGREVRDTRGSSPEGRRPPVVVNLSTSPRRYAALSLSETSLTEKGRGGESLGRNWYITPEITITDNDLRSVERPTARGWELPGGRPRQPAPTVPEGPGASRQRSLEQLDELITDLVIDSRPPGQAPEPAAEGLGRQLRRLLDSRPVGPGGAKALAPSRSPPASAGSNEEPTGSGEAADASPEPSADEDDLMTCSNARCRRTETMFNACLYFKSCHSCYTYYCSRLCRREDWDAHKARCVYGRVGSVCRHVLQFCRDSSPVHRAFSRIARVGFLSRGRGVLFLGFPSPGSADNFLRFGLEGLLLSPTYLSLRELATHAAPLGSYARELAAAGRLYEPAECFLLSVSVAIGPGAAPSGTAARPAPRSPGPTVRKFAKVALAAGSPTRPPPARGGEPDMETLILTPPPGTAGLDQEGEAGRRAREVAFIHIQRELRLRGVFLRHEFPRVYEQLCEFVEANRRFTPTTIYPTDRRTGRPFMCMIMAASEPRALDWVASANLLDDIM
- the Phpt1 gene encoding 14 kDa phosphohistidine phosphatase; this translates as MAADLAQIPDVDIDSDGVFKYVLIRVHLVPPSGDPTKECKEIVRGYKWAEYHADIYDKVSGELQKNGYDCECLGGGRISHQSQDRKIHVYGYSMGYGRAQHSVSTEKIKAKYPDYEVTWADDGY